GGCAACGCAACGAAATATGGCATTTTAGTGAGTCGGGGCGATGCATTGGAACGGCTGGCAAAAGTTAAACGTATTGCTTTTGATAAGACAGGTACACTTACATATGGCAAGCCGTCTGTTGTGAAAATAGTAAATTGCAGTTTTGATATCAGTCATACAGAATTTTTTGAGATGATAGCCAGTGCGGAGATGCGTTCGGAGCATCCGCTGGGCAAGGCTATTGTCGCGCACTACAAACAAACCTATCGCCAATCGCCGGTTGAACCGGAAACTTTCTTGCTTATACCCGGACGGGGCGTCTCGGCCAAGGTAAAAAGCCGGAGCATACTCGCAGGAAACGAGGCGCTGCTGGTTGATCACTCGCTGAATTTGCCGGATCAGCTCGTTAAAGAGGTTGAACTGGCTAAGGCGGAGGGGTGCACTGTCATCTATGTAATGGAAGATGACAGACAAGTGATCGGTTTCGTTGCGTTAGCCGATGCCATTCGACCTGACGCCGCCAATACGGTCCAAGCGATTCAAAGCACGGGAATCAATACACTGCTGTTAACGGGAGATATTACGCAGGCGGCAAATCACATTGCCGGAACTGCAGGCATTCAGTATGTAAAGGCCAACTGCCTTCCTGAAGATAAACTAACTGTAATCCGGCAATACCAGGAACAAGACGAGCCGGTTTGCATGGTAGGCGATGGAATTAATGATGCACCGGCCCTTAAAGCGGCGCAGGTCGGCATTGCCATGGGCGGCGTGGGCAGTGATATTGCCGTTGAGGCTGCCGATATTGTCCTTGTTGGCGATGATATCAAGGAAATTCCTCATTTACTCCTTCTCTCAAGACAAGTGATGCGGACGATTCATATAAACCTGGCGGCCTCTATGATTTTAAATTTCGCCGCAATCGGGTTGGCAGTCATGGGCATCCTGAATCCTGTTTTAGGCGCTTTGGTGCATAATATAGGTTCTGTAGCAGTCATTATCCATTCATCGATTCTATTGCAGTGGAGAAACAAATACTGATCGGTGATGTTGAAGCTCCTGCAAGATGTTCTGATATTGCAGGAGCTTTTGTAATCAGCGGCAAGTATAAAATATAATGAGGCCCTTTTCAGTTAGATATCCCAAACTGAAAGGGGCCTTTTAATTACCTGTTGAATTTGCCAAAGGTGAAGAAATAGATGTTCTATATACGCTTTATTGGTAATGACGAAGCTGGATTGGGTGCAACAAATTGGTGGATGCCGAAGCTCTGCAAATGTCCTGAAATTGCAGGAGCTTTTGTATTTGTAGGGTATTTCTATTTATATGAAGTCTAACAAAAGTTTAGTTTGGAGAACGTCCTTACAATTTCTGTAAACTCTGGTTCTGGATGATCAGCAGATGGTAATAATATTATTATATCCATGAAGCATTCAGGGAAAATCCATTTTATAGTTGTGGGAGGTAGCAAATATGTCATTGGCAGGTAAAGTCCTTATTGCTCAGGGGGGAGGACCTACTGCGGTTATCAATCAGACACTGGCCGGGCTTGTCCTGGAAGCGAGAAAATTTCCTCAGGTTACAAAAGTATATGGAGCGATTAAAGGGGTGGAGGGTCTGCTTAATGAGGATTTTCTTGACCTTACTCAGGAGACGACGCATAATTTGGAGCAAGTCGCACTGACGCCTTCTTCTGCGCTATTGTCAACACGGGTAAAGCCTGACAGCAAATATTGCCATGAAATATTTAGAGTGCTCAAGGCTCATGATGTACGGTATTTCTTTTATATCGGGGGAAATGATTCGGCAGATACCGTACGTATTGTAAATGAAGAGGCAAAAATGGCAAAATATGATCTTCGTGCTATTCATGTCCCGAAGACGATTGACAATGATTTGGTGCTTAATGACCATACTCCGGGTTATGGATCAGCAGCAAGATTTGTCGCTCAGGCGTTTACAGGTATTAATCTTGACACACGGGCTCTCTCTGGAGTTTACCTGGGAATCGTCATGGGACGTAATGCAGGCTTTCTTACTGCAGCTTCCGCAATTGCTCAGAAATATCCGGACGATGGTCCGCACCTGATATATCTTCCGGAACGAAGATTTAATATTGACAAATTCCTTGGCGACATTAAGAGGATCTATGATCGGCTGGGGAGGTGTGTTGTAGCTGTATCAGAAGGAATAAAGGATGATTCCGGCATACCTATTCTAGCGTCTTTACGCAAGGATATCGACGTAGATTCTCACGGTAATTTAACTCTTTCTGGAACGGGAGCCCTTGGGGATTTGCTGACCCAAGAAGTTAAGGGAAAATTAGGGATACCCAGAGTTCGCAGTGATACGTTTGGTTACCTGCAGAGGTCGTTTTTAGGCTGTGTTTCCGATGTCGATCAGCAAGAAGCCCGGGAAGTTGGGGAACGAGCAGTTCAAATGGCGATGTGGCAAGACATAGATGGGTCTGTTACTATCAACCGTACTGGATTTTATTCAGTCGATTATCGATTGGTCAGGCTTGAAGAGATAGCGGGTAAAACAAAACTTATGCCTGACGAGTATATCAATGAGGATGGCAATCACGTTACCGACGCTTTCAAGTATTACGTGCGGCCTTTATTGGGATCCGGACTGCAGTCGTCTGCACTGTTGAG
This genomic window from Acetonema longum DSM 6540 contains:
- a CDS encoding heavy metal translocating P-type ATPase gives rise to the protein MISYLENDDKRTLLFLGISFVSLIISFFDIGKLPMDAAWVAILFCGIPIVKEAAAALIKDFDIKADVLVSIALAAAVTIGEIFAAGEVAFIMTVGAYLEERTVAKARAGIEKLIRLTPAEARVVRDGEDLIIPAEQVKIGDTLRVLAGETIAVDGIITKGQTSIDQSVMTGEALPVDKSEGDAVQSGTVNQFGTFDMVAQKVGEDSSLQRMVRLVESADASKAQIVATADQWATWIVIAALVSAAVTWLVTGEMIRAVTVLVVFCPCALVLATPTAIMAGIGNATKYGILVSRGDALERLAKVKRIAFDKTGTLTYGKPSVVKIVNCSFDISHTEFFEMIASAEMRSEHPLGKAIVAHYKQTYRQSPVEPETFLLIPGRGVSAKVKSRSILAGNEALLVDHSLNLPDQLVKEVELAKAEGCTVIYVMEDDRQVIGFVALADAIRPDAANTVQAIQSTGINTLLLTGDITQAANHIAGTAGIQYVKANCLPEDKLTVIRQYQEQDEPVCMVGDGINDAPALKAAQVGIAMGGVGSDIAVEAADIVLVGDDIKEIPHLLLLSRQVMRTIHINLAASMILNFAAIGLAVMGILNPVLGALVHNIGSVAVIIHSSILLQWRNKY
- a CDS encoding 6-phosphofructokinase, with product MSLAGKVLIAQGGGPTAVINQTLAGLVLEARKFPQVTKVYGAIKGVEGLLNEDFLDLTQETTHNLEQVALTPSSALLSTRVKPDSKYCHEIFRVLKAHDVRYFFYIGGNDSADTVRIVNEEAKMAKYDLRAIHVPKTIDNDLVLNDHTPGYGSAARFVAQAFTGINLDTRALSGVYLGIVMGRNAGFLTAASAIAQKYPDDGPHLIYLPERRFNIDKFLGDIKRIYDRLGRCVVAVSEGIKDDSGIPILASLRKDIDVDSHGNLTLSGTGALGDLLTQEVKGKLGIPRVRSDTFGYLQRSFLGCVSDVDQQEAREVGERAVQMAMWQDIDGSVTINRTGFYSVDYRLVRLEEIAGKTKLMPDEYINEDGNHVTDAFKYYVRPLLGSGLQSSALLRAPKVAKILQGE